In Vitis riparia cultivar Riparia Gloire de Montpellier isolate 1030 chromosome 19, EGFV_Vit.rip_1.0, whole genome shotgun sequence, the following proteins share a genomic window:
- the LOC117909258 gene encoding NAD-dependent protein deacetylase SRT1 isoform X3 translates to MSLGYAEKLSYIEDVGKVGMSEIFDPLHVLQEKIERLAVMIRKSKHLVVFTGAGISTSCGIPDFRGPKGIWTLQREGKALPQASLPFHRAMPSMTHMALVELEKAGFLKFVISQNIDGLHLRSGIPRDKLAELHGNSFMEICSSCGIEYLRDFEVETIGLKETSRRCSNVDCGAKLRDTVLDWEDALPPKEMNPAEKHCRMADVVLCLGTSLQITPACNLPLKSLRGGGKIVIVNLQETPKDKKASLVIHGFVDKVIAGVMDRLNMRIPPFVRIDLFQVILTHTLSSDKRFVNWILRVASVHGQKAPLPFIKYVEVSFLDGQNYKEAVLHKQPFQLKRRTVKTKIFEVLLKLNFSDGCGCLSSQIKVPIDFKMFKWE, encoded by the exons ATGTCTCTGGGCTACGCAGAGAAGCTTTCATACATAGAAGATGTGGGCAAAGTTGGAATGTCAGAAATTTTTGACCCACTCCATGTTCTGcaggaaaaa ATTGAACGACTTGCTGTGATGATACGGAAG AGTAAGCACCTAGTGGTGTTCACAGGTGCTGGAATATCAACTTCTTGTGGTATACCTGATTTTCGAGGTCCAAAGGGTATATGGACACTTCAG CGTGAAGGCAAAGCCTTGCCACAAGCATCACTGCCATTTCATCGTGCAATGCCAAGCATGACTCATATGGCTTTGGTTGAACTAGAGAAAGCTGGTTTCCTAAAGTTTGTCATTAGTCAG AATATTGATGGCCTCCATCTTCGTTCTGGAATACCAAGGGATAAGCTTGCTGAATTGCATGGGAACTCCTTCATGGAAATTTGTTCTTCCTGTGGAATTGA GTACTTGCGGGATTTTGAGGTGGAAACTATTGGATTGAAGGAGACATCACGACGTTGTTCCAATGTAGACTGTGGAGCGAAACTCAGGGATACAGTTCTTGATTGGGAG GATGCGTTGCCTCCAAAGGAGATGAATCCAGCAGAGAAGCACTGCAGAATGGCTGATGTTGTATTGTGCCTTGGGACAAG TTTGCAGATCACTCCTGCATGCAACCTCCCTCTAAAATCCCTCCGTGGTGGGGGGAAGATTGTAATTGTGAATCTTCAG GAAACTCCAAAGGACAAGAAAGCAAGTTTGGTGATTCATGGGTTTGTAGATAAG GTAATTGCAGGTGTCATGGACCGACTTAATATGCGGATTCCTCCATTTGTTCGAATTGATCTTTTCCAAGTCATTCTAACTCATACCCTGAGTTCAG ATAAAAGATTTGTGAATTGGATCCTCAGAGTAGCAAGTGTACATGGACAGAAAGCCCCATTACcatttatcaaatatgttgag GTTTCCTTTTTAGATGGGCAAAATTATAAAGAAGCTGTCCTGCATAAGCAACCATTTCAGCTAAAGAG GAGAACAGtgaaaaccaaaatatttgaagtGCTTTTGAAACTCAACTTCAGTGATGGTTGTGGGTGTCTGTCCTCTCAAATTAAAGTCCCAATTGATTTCAAG ATGTTCAAGTGGGAATAG
- the LOC117909258 gene encoding NAD-dependent protein deacetylase SRT1 isoform X2 has translation MLYCIVMWDLMFGCWHSYLLWLNFIWPKQIERLAVMIRKSKHLVVFTGAGISTSCGIPDFRGPKGIWTLQREGKALPQASLPFHRAMPSMTHMALVELEKAGFLKFVISQNIDGLHLRSGIPRDKLAELHGNSFMEICSSCGIEYLRDFEVETIGLKETSRRCSNVDCGAKLRDTVLDWEDALPPKEMNPAEKHCRMADVVLCLGTSLQITPACNLPLKSLRGGGKIVIVNLQETPKDKKASLVIHGFVDKVIAGVMDRLNMRIPPFVRIDLFQVILTHTLSSDKRFVNWILRVASVHGQKAPLPFIKYVEVSFLDGQNYKEAVLHKQPFQLKRRTVKTKIFEVLLKLNFSDGCGCLSSQIKVPIDFKVSTDCFNYDKDAILQKLRDTATGDPCCGRHEVIEKKPIPDPRSEATVYAIVTNVLQYNKTAPESNGSVMKGRLGGLNGIETSWKRSRSGKRKPRS, from the exons ATGCTGTACTGTATTGTCATGTGGGATCTGATGTTTGGGTGCTGGCATTCATACCTATTGTGGCTGAATTTCATTTGGCCTAAACAG ATTGAACGACTTGCTGTGATGATACGGAAG AGTAAGCACCTAGTGGTGTTCACAGGTGCTGGAATATCAACTTCTTGTGGTATACCTGATTTTCGAGGTCCAAAGGGTATATGGACACTTCAG CGTGAAGGCAAAGCCTTGCCACAAGCATCACTGCCATTTCATCGTGCAATGCCAAGCATGACTCATATGGCTTTGGTTGAACTAGAGAAAGCTGGTTTCCTAAAGTTTGTCATTAGTCAG AATATTGATGGCCTCCATCTTCGTTCTGGAATACCAAGGGATAAGCTTGCTGAATTGCATGGGAACTCCTTCATGGAAATTTGTTCTTCCTGTGGAATTGA GTACTTGCGGGATTTTGAGGTGGAAACTATTGGATTGAAGGAGACATCACGACGTTGTTCCAATGTAGACTGTGGAGCGAAACTCAGGGATACAGTTCTTGATTGGGAG GATGCGTTGCCTCCAAAGGAGATGAATCCAGCAGAGAAGCACTGCAGAATGGCTGATGTTGTATTGTGCCTTGGGACAAG TTTGCAGATCACTCCTGCATGCAACCTCCCTCTAAAATCCCTCCGTGGTGGGGGGAAGATTGTAATTGTGAATCTTCAG GAAACTCCAAAGGACAAGAAAGCAAGTTTGGTGATTCATGGGTTTGTAGATAAG GTAATTGCAGGTGTCATGGACCGACTTAATATGCGGATTCCTCCATTTGTTCGAATTGATCTTTTCCAAGTCATTCTAACTCATACCCTGAGTTCAG ATAAAAGATTTGTGAATTGGATCCTCAGAGTAGCAAGTGTACATGGACAGAAAGCCCCATTACcatttatcaaatatgttgag GTTTCCTTTTTAGATGGGCAAAATTATAAAGAAGCTGTCCTGCATAAGCAACCATTTCAGCTAAAGAG GAGAACAGtgaaaaccaaaatatttgaagtGCTTTTGAAACTCAACTTCAGTGATGGTTGTGGGTGTCTGTCCTCTCAAATTAAAGTCCCAATTGATTTCAAG GTTTCGACAGACTGTTTTAACTATGATAAAGATGCCATCCTCCAAAAGCTGAGAGATACAGCAACCGGGGATCCATGCTGTGGACGGCATGAAGTCATAGAGAAAAAGCCCATCCCAGATCCTAGAAGTGAAGCGACCGTTTATGCCATTGTAACCAATGTCTTGCAGTACAACAAGACTGCACCTGAAAGTAATGGTAGTGTGATGAAAGGTCGACTTGGGGGTTTGAATGGTATTGAAACATCTTGGAAGCGATCAAGAAGTGGTAAGAGGAAGCCTAGATCATAG
- the LOC117909258 gene encoding NAD-dependent protein deacetylase SRT1 isoform X1 → MSLGYAEKLSYIEDVGKVGMSEIFDPLHVLQEKIERLAVMIRKSKHLVVFTGAGISTSCGIPDFRGPKGIWTLQREGKALPQASLPFHRAMPSMTHMALVELEKAGFLKFVISQNIDGLHLRSGIPRDKLAELHGNSFMEICSSCGIEYLRDFEVETIGLKETSRRCSNVDCGAKLRDTVLDWEDALPPKEMNPAEKHCRMADVVLCLGTSLQITPACNLPLKSLRGGGKIVIVNLQETPKDKKASLVIHGFVDKVIAGVMDRLNMRIPPFVRIDLFQVILTHTLSSDKRFVNWILRVASVHGQKAPLPFIKYVEVSFLDGQNYKEAVLHKQPFQLKRRTVKTKIFEVLLKLNFSDGCGCLSSQIKVPIDFKVSTDCFNYDKDAILQKLRDTATGDPCCGRHEVIEKKPIPDPRSEATVYAIVTNVLQYNKTAPESNGSVMKGRLGGLNGIETSWKRSRSGKRKPRS, encoded by the exons ATGTCTCTGGGCTACGCAGAGAAGCTTTCATACATAGAAGATGTGGGCAAAGTTGGAATGTCAGAAATTTTTGACCCACTCCATGTTCTGcaggaaaaa ATTGAACGACTTGCTGTGATGATACGGAAG AGTAAGCACCTAGTGGTGTTCACAGGTGCTGGAATATCAACTTCTTGTGGTATACCTGATTTTCGAGGTCCAAAGGGTATATGGACACTTCAG CGTGAAGGCAAAGCCTTGCCACAAGCATCACTGCCATTTCATCGTGCAATGCCAAGCATGACTCATATGGCTTTGGTTGAACTAGAGAAAGCTGGTTTCCTAAAGTTTGTCATTAGTCAG AATATTGATGGCCTCCATCTTCGTTCTGGAATACCAAGGGATAAGCTTGCTGAATTGCATGGGAACTCCTTCATGGAAATTTGTTCTTCCTGTGGAATTGA GTACTTGCGGGATTTTGAGGTGGAAACTATTGGATTGAAGGAGACATCACGACGTTGTTCCAATGTAGACTGTGGAGCGAAACTCAGGGATACAGTTCTTGATTGGGAG GATGCGTTGCCTCCAAAGGAGATGAATCCAGCAGAGAAGCACTGCAGAATGGCTGATGTTGTATTGTGCCTTGGGACAAG TTTGCAGATCACTCCTGCATGCAACCTCCCTCTAAAATCCCTCCGTGGTGGGGGGAAGATTGTAATTGTGAATCTTCAG GAAACTCCAAAGGACAAGAAAGCAAGTTTGGTGATTCATGGGTTTGTAGATAAG GTAATTGCAGGTGTCATGGACCGACTTAATATGCGGATTCCTCCATTTGTTCGAATTGATCTTTTCCAAGTCATTCTAACTCATACCCTGAGTTCAG ATAAAAGATTTGTGAATTGGATCCTCAGAGTAGCAAGTGTACATGGACAGAAAGCCCCATTACcatttatcaaatatgttgag GTTTCCTTTTTAGATGGGCAAAATTATAAAGAAGCTGTCCTGCATAAGCAACCATTTCAGCTAAAGAG GAGAACAGtgaaaaccaaaatatttgaagtGCTTTTGAAACTCAACTTCAGTGATGGTTGTGGGTGTCTGTCCTCTCAAATTAAAGTCCCAATTGATTTCAAG GTTTCGACAGACTGTTTTAACTATGATAAAGATGCCATCCTCCAAAAGCTGAGAGATACAGCAACCGGGGATCCATGCTGTGGACGGCATGAAGTCATAGAGAAAAAGCCCATCCCAGATCCTAGAAGTGAAGCGACCGTTTATGCCATTGTAACCAATGTCTTGCAGTACAACAAGACTGCACCTGAAAGTAATGGTAGTGTGATGAAAGGTCGACTTGGGGGTTTGAATGGTATTGAAACATCTTGGAAGCGATCAAGAAGTGGTAAGAGGAAGCCTAGATCATAG